From a region of the Opitutales bacterium genome:
- the carB gene encoding carbamoyl-phosphate synthase large subunit, translating to MPKRTDIQTILIIGSGPIIIGQACEFDYSGTQACKALREEGYRVVLVNSNPATIMTDPEFADVTYIEPLTVEILEKIIAREKPDALLPTLGGQTGLNLSLDLARAGILDKYGVELIGAKEEAINKGEDRELFKEAMYKIGLDCAKSLIVHNMEEANQAIEQIGDFPIIIRPSFTLGGSGGGIAYNREEYEKMIQNGLDVSPTTQVLVEECLIGWKEYEMEVMRDCKDQCVVICSIENFDPMGVHTGDSITVAPAMTLTDKEYQLMRDASFACIREVGVETGGSNIQFSVNPQNGRMVVIEMNPRVSRSSALASKATGFPIAKIAAKLAVGYTLDELRNDITRETPASFEPTIDYVVTKIPRFTFEKFPDADSTLTSSMKSVGEAMAIGRTFKESFQKALRSLEIGALGFGGGGEKGGFDLPEGADLRQGLSRPSAERVFFLRWALLQGMSIQDIHEISGIDPWFLHQLQQIVHMEKSLKDSRLDLLTEDIMRRAKEYGFTDTQIANLVGSNRLAVRKVRENLGVLTQYRLVDTCSAEFEAYTPYFYSSYGSENELDPTDKKKIMILGGGPNRIGQGIEFDYCCVHASFALQEDQFETIMVNSNPETVSTDYDTSDRLFFEPLTLEDVLEIYYQEQCEGAIVQFGGQTPLNLATELQAHGVNIIGTTPDSIDLAEDRERFKNILTEIGLRQPDNRTALSPEQAYAMAGDLGFPILLRPSFVLGGRGMFIVYDMAEMRNVVREAFDVAPGKPVLLDKFLEDAIELDVDCISDGETVVIGGMLEHVEFAGVHSGDATMVMPPHTLDKAMLERVTEATKSLAKALKVVGLMNTQYAIKDGELFVIEVNPRASRTVPFVSKVIGVPLAKMAARIMAGKTLKELGFTEEVIPPFYAIKESVFPFSRFPGAPILLSPEMRSTGEVMGLDADLGLAFAKAQMAAKPALPLSGEVFLSVKDSDKAKVIDIARQLFHMGFGIVSTVGTARALEENGVQVTRVFRLSEGRPNVIDMIKNEKISLIINTPSGTIPRKDENLIRTEAVKRNISIFTTISGARAAVDAIRAVKQNDIVVRPVQDYAQLLNA from the coding sequence ATGCCAAAACGGACAGACATCCAAACCATCCTCATCATCGGCTCCGGCCCGATCATTATCGGACAAGCCTGCGAATTTGACTATTCCGGCACTCAGGCCTGTAAAGCACTGCGTGAGGAAGGCTACCGCGTCGTTCTGGTAAACAGTAATCCCGCTACGATCATGACCGACCCCGAGTTTGCCGATGTGACCTACATCGAGCCCCTCACGGTCGAGATCCTCGAAAAGATCATCGCTCGCGAAAAACCAGATGCCCTGCTCCCCACACTCGGCGGGCAAACCGGCTTGAACCTCTCCCTCGATCTGGCACGTGCAGGTATTTTGGACAAATACGGCGTCGAGCTCATCGGTGCGAAGGAAGAGGCCATCAACAAAGGAGAAGACCGCGAACTCTTCAAAGAGGCCATGTATAAGATCGGCCTCGACTGCGCAAAATCGCTGATTGTCCACAATATGGAGGAGGCCAATCAGGCCATCGAGCAAATCGGCGACTTTCCGATTATCATCCGCCCATCTTTTACACTCGGTGGCTCTGGAGGCGGCATTGCCTACAATCGCGAGGAATACGAGAAGATGATCCAAAACGGCTTGGACGTCTCGCCCACTACCCAGGTGCTCGTTGAAGAGTGCCTCATCGGCTGGAAGGAATACGAGATGGAAGTCATGCGTGACTGCAAAGATCAGTGCGTCGTCATCTGCTCCATAGAGAATTTCGACCCCATGGGCGTGCACACGGGTGACTCCATCACCGTAGCTCCAGCCATGACCTTGACTGACAAAGAGTATCAGCTCATGCGCGATGCCTCGTTCGCGTGTATTCGCGAAGTCGGCGTTGAAACAGGGGGTTCCAATATCCAGTTTTCGGTCAACCCGCAGAATGGCCGCATGGTCGTCATCGAGATGAATCCACGCGTTTCACGCTCTTCTGCTCTCGCATCAAAAGCAACGGGCTTTCCCATCGCCAAGATCGCGGCAAAGCTGGCTGTCGGCTACACACTCGATGAACTACGCAATGACATCACCCGGGAGACGCCGGCCTCATTCGAACCGACCATCGACTACGTCGTCACCAAAATTCCGCGTTTCACATTTGAAAAATTCCCCGACGCCGACTCGACGCTGACCTCTTCGATGAAGTCTGTGGGCGAGGCGATGGCCATCGGCCGGACCTTTAAAGAATCGTTCCAAAAGGCCCTGCGGTCGCTCGAGATCGGCGCGCTCGGGTTTGGCGGTGGCGGCGAAAAAGGAGGCTTTGACCTCCCCGAGGGAGCAGATCTACGCCAGGGCTTGTCTCGCCCATCTGCTGAGCGCGTGTTTTTTCTGCGCTGGGCCCTCCTTCAAGGCATGTCGATCCAAGACATCCATGAGATATCCGGCATTGATCCATGGTTCCTCCATCAGCTCCAACAGATCGTCCACATGGAGAAGTCGCTAAAAGACAGCCGTCTCGACTTGCTGACCGAAGACATCATGCGCCGGGCAAAGGAGTACGGCTTTACCGATACGCAGATCGCAAATCTGGTGGGATCCAATCGCCTCGCTGTGCGCAAAGTGCGGGAGAACTTGGGTGTGCTGACACAATACCGCCTCGTCGATACCTGCTCGGCCGAATTTGAAGCCTATACTCCGTATTTTTACTCGTCCTACGGCAGTGAGAACGAACTCGATCCGACAGATAAGAAGAAGATCATGATCTTGGGCGGCGGACCCAACCGGATCGGCCAAGGCATCGAGTTCGACTATTGCTGCGTCCATGCATCGTTTGCGCTTCAGGAAGACCAGTTCGAAACAATCATGGTCAATTCCAATCCAGAGACAGTATCCACAGACTACGACACCTCTGACCGCTTATTTTTTGAGCCACTAACGCTCGAAGATGTTTTGGAGATTTACTACCAAGAGCAATGTGAGGGTGCGATCGTGCAGTTCGGCGGGCAAACACCGCTCAACCTCGCTACTGAGCTCCAGGCTCATGGAGTCAACATCATCGGCACGACACCCGACTCCATCGACCTCGCCGAAGACCGCGAGCGCTTCAAAAATATCCTTACCGAAATCGGCTTACGCCAACCGGACAACCGCACGGCTCTCTCGCCCGAGCAGGCCTACGCTATGGCGGGAGACCTCGGCTTCCCTATCTTACTCCGCCCCAGCTTCGTTCTCGGTGGCCGTGGGATGTTCATCGTCTATGACATGGCAGAAATGCGGAATGTCGTGCGCGAGGCGTTCGACGTAGCTCCGGGCAAACCTGTCCTGCTCGATAAATTTCTCGAAGACGCTATCGAACTCGACGTCGACTGCATCTCGGACGGAGAGACCGTGGTCATTGGCGGGATGCTTGAGCACGTCGAATTTGCCGGCGTGCACTCCGGTGACGCCACTATGGTGATGCCCCCCCATACCCTGGACAAGGCCATGCTCGAACGCGTAACCGAGGCGACCAAATCTCTCGCAAAAGCGCTCAAGGTCGTCGGCCTGATGAACACTCAATATGCCATCAAAGACGGCGAGCTGTTTGTCATCGAGGTCAATCCTCGGGCCTCACGGACGGTTCCGTTCGTCTCAAAGGTCATCGGTGTGCCACTAGCGAAAATGGCCGCCCGGATCATGGCCGGCAAGACGCTTAAAGAACTCGGATTTACTGAGGAAGTGATCCCGCCTTTCTACGCAATCAAAGAATCAGTCTTCCCCTTCTCACGTTTCCCAGGAGCTCCGATTTTACTGAGCCCGGAGATGCGTTCGACGGGTGAGGTCATGGGACTCGATGCCGACCTTGGGCTGGCCTTTGCCAAAGCCCAAATGGCCGCCAAACCCGCTCTTCCTCTCTCAGGCGAAGTGTTTCTATCCGTGAAAGATTCGGACAAAGCGAAAGTGATCGATATTGCCCGGCAGCTTTTCCACATGGGCTTCGGCATCGTCAGCACCGTCGGCACTGCACGGGCCTTGGAAGAAAACGGCGTCCAAGTCACCCGCGTATTCCGCCTATCTGAGGGACGGCCCAATGTGATCGATATGATCAAGAACGAAAAAATCTCGCTCATCATTAACACACCCAGTGGCACTATACCCCGCAAAGATGAGAACTTGATCCGCACCGAGGCGGTAAAGCGCAATATCTCCATTTTCACCACAATTTCAGGAGCCCGCGCGGCAGTGGATGCGATCCGAGCCGTGAAGCAAAACGATATCGTGGTCCGCCCCGTCCAGGATTACGCCCAGCTCCTCAACGCCTAA
- the rnc gene encoding ribonuclease III: MPETDTPMQPGQEPTPLALEKLQERIGYTFKDTELLKQCLTHPSWALQVQDQYFQNQRLEFLGDAALSMVLSEMLYRQFPDLQEGPLSRRRSALVKGEILSELAAEIELDGCLYLGHGEIKNFKRGETSRMEDALEALIGGVFLDSGIRACRKVIAQIYGDLNWRLEEALKDHNAKGRIQEWVQQHGNLEHIAYTITHIDGPEHEREFTVELSIADTLMGTGKGNSRKKAEHCAAREACDRIDAGENPFEASANEGA, translated from the coding sequence GTGCCCGAAACCGACACACCGATGCAACCCGGGCAAGAGCCCACACCCCTCGCGCTGGAAAAGCTACAGGAACGCATCGGCTATACCTTCAAAGACACAGAGCTCCTTAAACAGTGTCTGACTCATCCCTCTTGGGCCCTTCAAGTCCAAGATCAATATTTCCAAAACCAGCGCCTTGAATTCCTCGGCGATGCTGCTCTGAGCATGGTCCTCTCAGAAATGCTCTATCGCCAATTTCCCGATCTCCAAGAGGGTCCGCTCAGCCGACGTCGATCAGCTCTTGTCAAGGGCGAGATCTTGAGCGAACTCGCTGCCGAGATAGAACTCGACGGCTGTCTATACCTGGGACACGGGGAAATAAAAAATTTTAAACGCGGTGAAACCTCACGGATGGAAGATGCGCTCGAAGCCCTCATCGGCGGTGTCTTTCTCGATAGCGGCATCCGCGCTTGCCGAAAAGTCATCGCTCAAATCTACGGCGACCTCAATTGGCGGCTAGAAGAAGCTCTAAAGGATCACAACGCCAAGGGCCGCATCCAAGAATGGGTCCAACAACATGGTAACTTAGAGCATATCGCTTATACCATCACCCACATCGACGGCCCCGAGCACGAGCGCGAATTTACCGTCGAACTCAGCATCGCCGATACCCTCATGGGAACGGGTAAAGGGAACTCTCGTAAAAAAGCAGAACACTGCGCCGCACGCGAGGCCTGCGATCGCATCGATGCTGGGGAAAATCCATTTGAGGCATCCGCAAATGAAGGCGCATGA
- a CDS encoding ParA family protein encodes MASPVITIANQKGGVGKTTTAVNMSVAFAKRGLKTLLIDLDPQANATSGLGFEKERGGSLYTPLLGDGFATEKVKETSIKNLSIVPSEVDMAAVEIELSQRDDYLIQLRKCIAPLRNSGAYDAVILDCPPALGMISMNGLATANYLIIALQCEYLAMEGLGQILGVVEQLKDAGVNPDLELGGILMTMFDVRTRLSQQVVNEVRGHFGEQVFKAIIPRSVRLSEAPSFGQSIFDYDPNSAGAIAYKNLGNEAIRRFKLK; translated from the coding sequence ATGGCTTCCCCGGTAATTACTATCGCAAACCAAAAGGGCGGCGTCGGTAAAACCACCACGGCCGTCAACATGTCCGTCGCTTTCGCAAAACGCGGGCTCAAAACGTTGCTAATCGATCTTGATCCTCAAGCCAATGCCACCTCGGGCCTCGGCTTTGAAAAGGAACGTGGCGGGAGCCTCTACACTCCCCTACTCGGCGATGGCTTCGCCACCGAAAAGGTCAAAGAAACCAGCATCAAAAACCTATCTATCGTCCCATCGGAAGTGGATATGGCTGCGGTAGAAATTGAGCTCAGTCAGCGCGATGACTACTTGATTCAACTGAGGAAATGCATTGCGCCCCTTAGAAATAGCGGCGCCTACGACGCCGTTATCCTCGATTGTCCGCCCGCATTGGGAATGATTTCGATGAATGGGCTCGCTACAGCAAATTACCTGATCATCGCCCTCCAATGCGAATACCTCGCGATGGAGGGCCTCGGGCAGATCCTCGGCGTGGTAGAGCAATTAAAAGATGCCGGCGTCAATCCAGACCTGGAGCTTGGCGGCATCCTCATGACGATGTTTGACGTCCGCACACGACTCTCTCAACAGGTCGTCAATGAAGTGCGCGGCCATTTTGGAGAACAAGTCTTCAAGGCCATCATCCCTCGTTCAGTGCGCTTGAGCGAAGCGCCTAGCTTTGGCCAATCTATCTTCGATTACGATCCCAACAGCGCAGGAGCCATCGCTTATAAAAACCTAGGGAACGAGGCCATCCGCCGCTTCAAACTCAAATAG
- a CDS encoding metallophosphoesterase, translating into MHRSIPFFLSFGLMTCVFAHPSGDHAHTPLGPQISHPAHDIRIEVTDGPTPWTRKGFKNDPREFQFAVIADNTGSMRPGIVETAVEKLNLLQPEFVMSVGDLIEGYTEDLDRLVFEWDEFDAKIAPLDMRFFYVPGNHDMTNDVMAKLWEERLGRAYYHFVYNDVLFLCLNSEDTKAETITPTQIAWIEQTLAEHTDVRWTMVFMHKPLWQYEMNYAKRGDSEKSTGWLEVEALLKERKHTVMCGHYHRYAHYDINNSDYIILSTTGGGSQLRGPEYGEVDQIAWITMTDTGPIISNILIDGVLPKDFSKPETGSFTFDTLRLVKVAVGPHYSNEGEMPAVWDTEIYAENKGRDTVTITLEIPEIPVLEITAETSAFDLEPETELQIPFRIRSSSGGPIVLPTPIEIPYAVAANLDDDISVEFIEKLIVNIAPTYPAQGDALDWITVGGDDFIGGNTDAWSGPEDGSFQFKVEQIEGNLEIEIIAVDDALVPPSEVEHASGGDGIELRISPITDPLRSIETTRFWQDQNKNYFAMYLVPDVPTRAYSYNYGVKVPEGVTSECISNPDGSYRATISIPISVIDSFAGGDASKVRLSIGQNDRDSTSELSAQIWWPEDWRSEEMVPGSGTFDL; encoded by the coding sequence ATGCACCGATCCATCCCCTTTTTCTTGAGTTTTGGCCTAATGACATGCGTGTTCGCGCATCCTTCTGGTGATCATGCGCACACACCACTAGGTCCACAAATCTCACATCCCGCACATGACATTCGCATAGAAGTCACCGACGGCCCCACCCCTTGGACGCGCAAAGGCTTCAAGAACGATCCACGCGAATTTCAGTTTGCCGTCATAGCCGATAATACCGGGAGTATGCGACCCGGCATCGTAGAAACCGCGGTCGAAAAGCTCAATCTACTCCAACCTGAATTTGTGATGAGTGTGGGAGATCTGATCGAAGGCTACACCGAAGACCTAGATCGCCTCGTTTTTGAATGGGACGAGTTTGACGCAAAAATCGCTCCGCTGGACATGCGCTTCTTCTATGTCCCCGGTAACCACGATATGACCAACGACGTCATGGCCAAACTCTGGGAGGAACGCCTAGGCCGCGCCTACTATCATTTCGTCTACAACGATGTGCTCTTTCTCTGCCTAAATTCTGAAGATACCAAAGCAGAAACCATCACCCCGACACAGATCGCCTGGATAGAGCAAACACTCGCTGAGCATACTGATGTGCGCTGGACCATGGTCTTTATGCACAAGCCATTGTGGCAGTATGAAATGAATTACGCTAAACGCGGCGATAGCGAAAAATCGACCGGATGGCTCGAAGTGGAAGCTCTACTGAAAGAGCGCAAGCACACCGTCATGTGTGGCCACTACCACCGCTATGCGCATTACGATATCAACAACTCAGACTATATTATCCTTAGCACGACTGGTGGCGGTAGCCAATTACGCGGACCCGAATACGGCGAGGTCGATCAAATCGCTTGGATCACCATGACCGACACAGGGCCGATTATCTCGAACATCCTGATCGACGGAGTCTTACCCAAAGATTTTTCGAAGCCCGAAACAGGCAGCTTCACTTTCGATACGCTCCGCCTCGTCAAAGTAGCAGTGGGCCCCCACTACAGCAACGAGGGAGAGATGCCCGCAGTGTGGGATACCGAGATTTACGCGGAAAATAAGGGGCGGGACACGGTTACCATCACTCTAGAGATCCCTGAAATACCAGTCCTTGAAATAACGGCAGAAACGAGCGCGTTCGACCTAGAGCCTGAGACCGAATTACAGATTCCCTTTCGAATACGTTCATCCAGTGGCGGCCCCATTGTCCTACCTACGCCCATTGAGATTCCCTACGCGGTCGCAGCAAATCTGGATGACGACATCAGCGTAGAATTTATCGAAAAACTCATCGTTAACATCGCTCCGACCTACCCCGCACAAGGCGATGCGCTAGACTGGATTACGGTCGGCGGCGACGATTTCATCGGCGGCAACACGGATGCTTGGTCGGGCCCCGAGGACGGCTCATTCCAGTTCAAAGTCGAACAGATCGAAGGTAATTTGGAAATAGAGATCATCGCCGTTGACGACGCCCTCGTGCCGCCTTCCGAAGTAGAACACGCGAGCGGTGGTGACGGTATAGAGCTGCGCATCAGTCCAATTACTGACCCCTTACGCAGCATTGAAACCACCCGCTTTTGGCAAGACCAAAACAAGAACTACTTCGCCATGTATCTGGTGCCCGATGTGCCCACCCGAGCCTATAGCTATAACTACGGGGTAAAAGTCCCCGAGGGTGTTACCAGTGAATGCATTTCCAACCCAGACGGTAGCTACCGTGCAACCATCTCCATCCCCATTTCGGTCATCGATTCATTCGCTGGCGGCGATGCGAGTAAAGTCCGCCTCTCCATCGGCCAAAACGACAGAGATAGCACCAGCGAACTATCTGCCCAAATTTGGTGGCCCGAAGACTGGCGCTCTGAGGAAATGGTGCCGGGCAGTGGCACATTCGACCTTTAA
- a CDS encoding cell surface protein: MKFSKLIATAFAATLSFLLSGCYITTTNLTPARMPQNPSGIYTLSATTEIRDGSVDADSVRMDVVIDGETYPMVADESLPGVFNFDYVLPVGRDAARFYFVTQYKSEHSNEKSLHKEKTGSLNEFYLTNRYVVTMEANRAPVGTVIPVLGRGFGPSDTISMGPVVADTNYVSENIIEFTVPGLLAGQSYDVVWESGYGSIPLGKFRIDAAQISVLPESLNIRSGSARPLTFRIDSPAPPGGLPIEVTTDIPESVIMPEVIIAAGQETNTVQIQGGKIGSGSLFISIAGQGEIEVPITISE, from the coding sequence ATGAAATTTTCTAAGCTGATTGCAACGGCCTTCGCAGCAACTCTCTCGTTTCTACTCTCTGGGTGTTACATCACAACCACGAATCTGACACCTGCAAGGATGCCACAAAACCCTTCGGGCATCTACACGTTGAGTGCGACCACGGAGATCCGAGACGGCAGTGTCGACGCCGACAGTGTGCGTATGGACGTCGTGATCGACGGTGAAACGTATCCTATGGTTGCCGACGAGAGCCTTCCGGGGGTCTTCAACTTTGATTATGTCTTGCCCGTAGGACGCGACGCAGCGCGCTTTTATTTTGTGACGCAGTACAAATCTGAGCACAGCAATGAGAAGTCTCTTCATAAAGAAAAGACCGGAAGCTTGAACGAATTTTATCTGACCAATCGTTATGTGGTGACAATGGAGGCCAATCGCGCGCCGGTCGGAACGGTTATCCCTGTTTTGGGTCGTGGTTTTGGCCCATCCGATACCATTTCTATGGGGCCGGTGGTTGCAGACACAAATTACGTTTCGGAGAATATCATCGAATTTACAGTGCCTGGCCTACTCGCTGGTCAATCTTATGATGTCGTCTGGGAGTCTGGGTATGGCAGCATTCCTCTCGGAAAATTCCGCATCGATGCAGCACAAATCTCGGTGCTCCCGGAATCCCTCAACATCCGTAGCGGATCCGCCCGACCTTTAACATTTAGAATCGATTCCCCGGCGCCTCCCGGCGGCCTGCCCATCGAAGTGACTACAGACATACCCGAGAGCGTCATCATGCCTGAAGTAATTATCGCCGCTGGGCAAGAAACCAACACTGTACAGATACAGGGAGGAAAAATAGGGTCGGGCTCACTTTTCATCTCCATCGCAGGGCAAGGCGAAATCGAAGTACCGATCACAATCAGCGAGTAA
- the hemW gene encoding radical SAM family heme chaperone HemW, whose translation MTSQAKELAGTELGLYVHIPFCATTCDFCAFYQKRPGRWDIENYLDGIATELNSYPAAEFNRVSTIFWGGGTPGLLAPKDIEVLGAMIRDRVGNAVSEWTVEMAPITVHPDRIRVLREMSVSRISMGVQSFDDALLSSLGRLHPRKQIFRAWDILTECGFENVNLDLIFAIPGQDDRALLNDLRQAIDLGPKHISTYCLTFEEDTALYVKLSEGKVAIDEEKEARQYRLAWETLEAAGFAQYEVSNFAQPGFACQHNINTWRMQEWIGVGPSASSQFAGRRYTNPPSLQDWRGALSDGTLAQQRIDQIDLTPEILSADALAFGLRKNEGLPLDIALGPWDDRALYRYELFPWLKSLEDEGLATIQNERIILTIEGRLVADAIGSEIMERMGEEIFSCSA comes from the coding sequence ATGACATCGCAAGCAAAAGAATTGGCAGGAACGGAGCTAGGGCTTTACGTCCACATACCCTTTTGCGCCACGACTTGTGACTTCTGTGCTTTTTATCAGAAACGACCTGGCAGATGGGATATAGAAAACTACCTGGATGGCATTGCTACTGAGCTAAATAGCTATCCCGCCGCCGAGTTTAATCGCGTGTCTACGATCTTCTGGGGAGGTGGCACGCCTGGCTTGCTCGCACCGAAAGACATCGAGGTGCTCGGTGCGATGATCCGTGATCGCGTAGGCAATGCCGTGAGTGAATGGACTGTCGAGATGGCGCCGATTACCGTGCATCCAGATCGCATCCGTGTTTTGAGAGAGATGAGCGTCTCCCGTATTTCGATGGGTGTTCAGAGTTTCGACGATGCGCTGTTGTCGTCTTTGGGGCGTCTGCATCCACGCAAACAGATTTTTCGGGCTTGGGATATCCTTACCGAGTGCGGCTTCGAAAATGTAAATCTCGACCTCATATTCGCGATTCCTGGCCAGGATGATCGCGCGTTGCTGAATGATCTCCGCCAAGCCATTGATTTGGGCCCTAAACATATTTCCACCTATTGCCTCACCTTTGAGGAAGACACCGCGCTCTACGTCAAACTTAGCGAGGGCAAAGTGGCCATCGACGAGGAAAAAGAAGCCCGGCAATACCGTCTAGCTTGGGAGACTTTAGAAGCAGCGGGTTTTGCGCAGTATGAGGTGTCAAACTTCGCTCAGCCGGGATTTGCTTGTCAGCATAACATCAACACCTGGCGCATGCAGGAGTGGATCGGCGTGGGGCCTTCGGCATCTTCACAGTTTGCAGGCAGGCGCTATACAAATCCCCCCTCGCTTCAGGATTGGCGGGGAGCCCTCAGTGATGGGACGTTAGCCCAGCAACGTATCGATCAGATAGACCTGACTCCCGAGATCCTCAGTGCCGACGCCCTCGCATTCGGCCTGCGGAAAAATGAAGGGCTACCTTTGGATATCGCTTTAGGGCCTTGGGACGACAGAGCACTATATCGATATGAGCTATTTCCCTGGCTGAAGAGCCTGGAGGATGAAGGCTTAGCCACCATTCAAAACGAACGCATCATTCTAACAATCGAAGGTCGACTCGTCGCTGACGCTATTGGTTCTGAAATCATGGAGCGTATGGGAGAGGAGATTTTCTCATGTTCGGCGTAG
- a CDS encoding DUF429 domain-containing protein: MFGVDGARGGWILAGCDGQGGWAYFVPGLDVVLEKTKDARVLIDMPIGLASVAQKQRRCDAEARAFLGKGLTSRVFTPPIREVIHCEDYAEANEASRRLIDKGISIQAWNIVPKIRDVENILLAQTQLQKLWIEAHPEVAFACLNDGVPVREPKISLQGQEKREGILRRYSIEFQAIWLALATGGIGGRFQRDDVLDALALAALNRHSMQLQYLPTVFERDPLGLPMRIAFGRV; encoded by the coding sequence ATGTTCGGCGTAGACGGTGCACGTGGAGGTTGGATCCTTGCTGGGTGTGATGGGCAAGGAGGGTGGGCCTATTTTGTCCCGGGTTTGGATGTTGTTTTGGAAAAAACAAAAGACGCCCGTGTTCTCATCGACATGCCGATTGGCTTGGCTTCCGTCGCCCAAAAACAGCGGCGTTGTGATGCCGAGGCGCGAGCATTTTTGGGGAAAGGTCTCACTAGTCGTGTTTTCACTCCGCCTATCCGCGAGGTCATCCACTGCGAAGACTATGCCGAAGCCAACGAGGCAAGCCGACGTTTGATCGACAAAGGTATATCCATCCAGGCTTGGAATATCGTGCCGAAAATACGTGACGTTGAAAATATCCTCCTGGCCCAGACCCAACTACAAAAATTGTGGATCGAGGCGCATCCGGAGGTTGCTTTCGCCTGTCTTAACGACGGGGTTCCGGTGCGTGAGCCTAAAATCAGCCTCCAGGGGCAGGAAAAACGCGAGGGGATCCTTCGACGTTATAGTATCGAATTTCAGGCCATTTGGCTGGCATTAGCGACGGGTGGAATCGGGGGGCGCTTTCAAAGAGACGATGTCCTGGATGCTTTAGCCCTCGCAGCGCTCAATCGCCACTCGATGCAGCTCCAATACTTGCCGACCGTCTTTGAGCGCGATCCCTTAGGGCTGCCCATGCGTATTGCATTTGGAAGGGTATGA
- a CDS encoding TIGR03643 family protein produces MDSRKSPPDDLIIRLAWEDRTTFDEIKKKTGLSEAEVIRVMRRSLKRSSFRLWRERVSGRITKHRKLFERRMKRERFDSE; encoded by the coding sequence ATGGATTCTCGAAAATCGCCTCCCGACGACCTCATCATTCGCTTGGCATGGGAGGACCGGACAACGTTTGACGAGATCAAGAAGAAGACGGGATTGTCCGAAGCGGAAGTGATCCGAGTGATGCGGCGTTCGCTCAAGCGCTCAAGTTTTAGACTTTGGCGTGAACGAGTGAGTGGTCGGATTACAAAGCACCGAAAGCTGTTTGAGCGTCGGATGAAGAGGGAACGGTTTGATTCTGAATAG
- a CDS encoding 50S ribosomal protein L11 methyltransferase, with amino-acid sequence MITLKKELTEEEVELLTWFLESQEESYWILEQKEPRDPFYLFGYFDKKNEATDAFRVLLTDVQGLTEGFELETLEDQDWKEAYKLHLKYWSDRHLHWIPLWEKEDRAAPEGQAFIYLDSGMAFGTGAHETTRLCARRLVDFAERHASFDSLNIVDAGCGSGILALSARALGFQQVSGFDFDPEAVRIADEHNDFNAHLSPIPFSVGSVPDDLEAASADLLLANIQTNILVPCATALVSAVAPGGTLALSGILKEEIDQVSDAIRAVAKKSEREIKEEDSRIDGQWADLLVLF; translated from the coding sequence ATGATCACTCTCAAGAAAGAACTCACTGAAGAAGAAGTAGAACTCCTCACCTGGTTTCTCGAATCCCAGGAGGAGTCTTATTGGATCCTAGAGCAAAAGGAGCCACGCGATCCCTTTTATCTATTCGGGTATTTTGACAAAAAAAATGAGGCTACCGATGCCTTTCGGGTGTTGCTGACTGACGTCCAAGGCCTGACTGAAGGATTCGAGCTCGAGACGCTGGAGGACCAGGACTGGAAAGAAGCCTATAAACTCCACCTCAAATACTGGAGTGATCGTCACCTGCACTGGATTCCACTCTGGGAGAAAGAAGACAGAGCGGCTCCTGAGGGGCAGGCATTCATCTATCTCGACTCCGGCATGGCGTTTGGCACCGGAGCACACGAAACCACCCGCCTCTGCGCGCGGCGTCTCGTCGATTTCGCAGAAAGGCATGCGAGCTTTGACAGCCTAAACATTGTCGATGCCGGATGTGGCTCGGGCATCCTCGCCCTCAGTGCACGCGCGCTAGGATTCCAGCAAGTTTCTGGTTTCGACTTCGACCCTGAAGCCGTCCGCATTGCCGACGAGCATAATGATTTCAACGCACACCTCAGCCCGATCCCCTTTAGCGTGGGATCTGTGCCTGACGATCTCGAGGCAGCAAGTGCCGATCTACTCTTGGCCAACATTCAGACCAACATCCTAGTGCCTTGTGCAACGGCCCTGGTCTCTGCAGTCGCGCCGGGCGGGACACTAGCATTGAGTGGCATACTAAAGGAAGAGATCGACCAGGTCAGCGATGCCATACGTGCTGTAGCCAAGAAATCTGAGCGAGAAATAAAGGAGGAAGACTCCCGCATCGACGGACAATGGGCCGATTTGCTAGTATTGTTTTGA